A region from the Syntrophorhabdaceae bacterium genome encodes:
- a CDS encoding flagellar biosynthetic protein FliO, with the protein MIDIYTGIIKVVLVMLGLGAGVILLVRYSGKFKFPALTSQNQGYGLKKAGSLYLGYKKFISVVEVKDYVLVIGGGDKEITLLAKWKNEDKTE; encoded by the coding sequence ATGATCGATATCTATACCGGAATCATTAAAGTTGTTCTCGTTATGCTCGGTTTAGGGGCTGGCGTCATACTCCTTGTCCGATACTCAGGAAAGTTCAAATTTCCTGCGCTTACTTCTCAGAACCAGGGCTATGGTTTGAAAAAGGCCGGTTCCCTGTATCTGGGATACAAAAAATTCATCTCTGTCGTGGAAGTGAAGGATTATGTTCTGGTCATCGGCGGGGGAGACAAGGAGATAACGCTTCTTGCCAAGTGGAAGAATGAGGACAAAACAGAATGA
- a CDS encoding flagellar hook protein FlgE, translated as MLSSFFSGISGLLANSNAINVVSNNIANVNTIGYKASTASFEDVLYQSINGASGTSQVGRGTALSSVDTNFSAGSLETTTQGTDLAIGGKGFFIVKSPASQNIYYTRAGEFRFDSAGNLTDPNGNVLQGRIWDQTTDAPAGVDTDIIISQATSQPKATQQIDMNVNLQSDSTWAGNIGTLTAGTGSPLSAATLTSGGYPRVGTHNISLVGNTLTMTVQPLNPDGTNSGPLITYTGTVAAGTSYTNWQGSGLDITTATGATYTAGGTQTLPLTGFSTAYVSATKNPSTTSNYSSSVTVYDSMGQAHTANIYFRKTSEDVTTGQSVWEWIAELDAADAQPGVNTMEGWGTLTFNSNGNLQSGGTPQGVPFNFSGGVTQNQNIEIVLGQATGGGTTTQYPISSTTSFQTQDGYPPGVLQSTSVSSEGIISGTYSNGQILKLYQLTLANFNNPNGLYKEGSNLYSETLASGVHYTNNPGEGGLGKISPNSLEQSNVDLATEFVKMIISERGFQANSKVITTTDEVLQELMNLKR; from the coding sequence ATGTTAAGTTCATTTTTCTCAGGGATCAGCGGATTATTGGCAAATAGTAACGCGATCAACGTTGTGAGTAACAATATTGCCAACGTCAATACCATAGGGTACAAAGCCAGCACCGCGAGTTTTGAAGATGTGCTCTATCAGTCCATAAACGGTGCATCAGGCACGAGTCAGGTGGGCCGTGGAACGGCGCTTAGCTCAGTGGACACCAATTTCTCGGCGGGGTCTCTGGAAACGACTACCCAGGGCACTGATCTCGCCATCGGCGGCAAGGGTTTCTTCATCGTGAAATCTCCTGCGTCACAGAACATCTACTATACAAGGGCAGGCGAATTCAGATTTGATAGCGCGGGCAACCTCACGGACCCGAACGGCAACGTACTGCAGGGAAGGATATGGGACCAGACTACCGACGCCCCGGCCGGCGTTGATACGGACATAATCATCTCGCAGGCCACGAGTCAGCCCAAGGCCACCCAACAGATAGATATGAACGTGAACCTCCAGTCGGATTCCACCTGGGCGGGTAATATCGGAACACTTACCGCGGGCACCGGTTCCCCTCTCAGTGCGGCCACACTCACGAGCGGAGGATATCCCCGCGTGGGAACGCACAATATCAGTCTTGTGGGCAATACATTAACCATGACGGTCCAGCCCCTTAATCCCGATGGCACCAACTCAGGCCCTCTCATAACCTACACCGGGACCGTTGCTGCGGGAACGAGCTACACAAACTGGCAGGGATCTGGACTTGATATAACTACCGCTACAGGCGCAACATATACTGCGGGCGGCACGCAGACATTACCCTTGACAGGGTTCTCAACAGCCTATGTAAGCGCCACTAAAAACCCTTCAACAACATCCAACTATTCTTCGTCGGTTACCGTGTATGACTCCATGGGGCAGGCCCATACGGCAAACATATACTTCAGAAAAACGAGTGAGGATGTGACGACAGGGCAGAGTGTCTGGGAATGGATCGCTGAGCTTGACGCGGCCGATGCCCAACCGGGTGTAAACACCATGGAAGGCTGGGGCACCCTGACCTTTAACAGCAACGGCAATCTGCAGTCTGGCGGTACCCCTCAGGGAGTGCCCTTCAACTTCTCCGGCGGAGTGACCCAGAATCAGAATATCGAAATTGTTCTCGGTCAGGCTACCGGTGGCGGCACGACCACCCAATACCCTATCTCTTCCACGACGAGCTTCCAGACCCAGGACGGCTACCCTCCCGGCGTGCTGCAGAGCACATCAGTAAGCTCTGAGGGGATCATCTCCGGGACGTACTCAAATGGCCAAATCCTCAAGCTCTATCAGTTGACTCTCGCTAATTTCAATAACCCCAACGGGCTGTACAAGGAAGGCAGCAACCTTTATTCGGAGACCCTCGCGTCCGGAGTTCACTATACAAATAATCCCGGTGAGGGAGGCTTGGGAAAGATCAGCCCCAACTCCCTGGAACAGTCCAACGTGGACCTGGCAACGGAATTTGTCAAAATGATCATCTCCGAAAGAGGATTCCAGGCAAACTCAAAAGTCATCACCACGACTGACGAAGTGCTCCAGGAACTGATGAACTTGAAACGATAA
- a CDS encoding MinD/ParA family protein yields MMAKSGPRTITVTSGKGGVGKSSIVSNMAYVLGNMNKSTFVLDADLSLGNIDIMFGVVPKFNVKDLMEGTRNIEEIITEGPCGIKIIPATSGISEFSHLSDHERNILFTSIKALPAHDFLIVDTSAGISSNVVYFNTMSEAVFVVITPDPASMTDSYAVIKVLHKKTGRKDFNIVVNMVRDEKEALEIYRNILNVTDKFLDVYLDYFGFIPLDRNISIATRRQKLWAEHFPDTDATQALAQICNRLVT; encoded by the coding sequence ATGATGGCAAAGAGCGGGCCGAGGACGATCACCGTAACAAGTGGAAAAGGCGGTGTGGGCAAATCCTCAATCGTTTCCAATATGGCATACGTTTTGGGCAATATGAACAAATCGACGTTCGTTCTTGACGCTGATCTATCGCTCGGGAACATCGACATCATGTTCGGGGTGGTCCCTAAATTCAATGTGAAGGACCTCATGGAGGGCACGCGAAACATCGAAGAAATCATTACGGAAGGCCCCTGCGGCATCAAGATCATCCCGGCCACCTCCGGCATTAGCGAATTTTCGCACCTTTCGGATCATGAGAGGAATATACTCTTCACATCTATCAAAGCACTGCCGGCACATGATTTTCTCATCGTTGATACATCGGCTGGAATCTCCTCCAACGTAGTCTATTTTAACACCATGAGTGAGGCCGTCTTTGTGGTCATTACACCTGATCCGGCGAGTATGACCGATTCATATGCAGTGATAAAGGTCCTCCACAAAAAGACGGGCAGGAAGGACTTCAACATCGTAGTCAACATGGTCAGGGACGAGAAGGAGGCCCTGGAGATATACAGAAACATTCTCAATGTAACGGACAAATTTCTTGATGTGTACCTTGATTATTTCGGTTTTATACCGTTAGACAGAAATATATCGATCGCGACGAGAAGACAGAAGCTCTGGGCCGAGCATTTTCCTGACACGGATGCTACACAGGCCCTTGCTCAAATATGTAATAGGCTGGTGACGTGA
- the fliQ gene encoding flagellar biosynthesis protein FliQ, which translates to MSQDLVVQLFRELLKSTLILMAPMLIASIVVGMLVSIFQAATQIHEMTLVFVPKILVITLCLMVLFPWMMNFAISYTANLLTNIPTYVK; encoded by the coding sequence ATGAGTCAGGACCTCGTTGTGCAACTATTTCGGGAATTGCTGAAATCGACTTTGATCCTCATGGCGCCCATGCTCATCGCCTCCATCGTGGTGGGCATGCTTGTCAGCATCTTTCAGGCGGCGACCCAGATCCATGAGATGACGCTCGTATTCGTGCCGAAGATTCTCGTCATCACCCTGTGCCTTATGGTCCTTTTCCCCTGGATGATGAACTTTGCAATCTCGTATACTGCGAATCTCCTGACCAACATACCAACATACGTGAAATAG
- the fliM gene encoding flagellar motor switch protein FliM, protein MDQVLSQAEIDALLGGISDGVIETEAPEQAAAPAEVKKEVKSVDFIRYTKGKKEKLPALEFIYDRFSKSFRSALSLFMEKEIEVNVKPIQYVEYAEFIKTLPLPTNMNIVVTENLKGFFIIIFDAKMIFSVLETIFGSASISAPKIEGREFTKIEFNVIKKLIDLVSLEMEKAWAPVYSIRCKYSRSEINPNYITMVAPEENVSLCEFSIEIGDITSWMKVCMPYGVLETIKSYLISTPSREDMEMREKWFANLRQRTMEVPIEIRAVLGKKRMPIQEFMKLVEDNIIMVDRFVNDPIDVAIFEKMKFKGRMGIYKGNKAIKIEDTVR, encoded by the coding sequence ATGGATCAGGTATTATCACAGGCTGAAATCGATGCGCTCCTCGGGGGGATTTCCGATGGCGTCATAGAAACAGAGGCGCCTGAGCAAGCCGCTGCGCCCGCAGAAGTCAAAAAGGAAGTAAAGAGTGTCGATTTCATAAGATATACCAAGGGCAAGAAAGAAAAGCTACCAGCCCTGGAGTTCATCTATGATCGCTTTTCCAAATCGTTCAGATCGGCGCTCTCGCTTTTCATGGAAAAGGAGATAGAGGTCAACGTCAAACCTATCCAGTATGTGGAATATGCCGAGTTCATAAAGACACTCCCCCTGCCGACGAATATGAATATCGTGGTTACAGAGAATCTTAAGGGTTTCTTCATCATCATCTTCGACGCAAAAATGATCTTCTCCGTGCTCGAAACCATCTTCGGCAGTGCTTCTATTTCCGCGCCCAAGATAGAGGGAAGGGAATTTACCAAGATAGAGTTCAACGTGATAAAGAAACTGATCGATCTCGTCTCGCTGGAGATGGAAAAGGCCTGGGCCCCGGTCTACAGCATCCGTTGTAAATATTCCCGTTCAGAGATAAACCCCAACTACATTACCATGGTGGCTCCCGAGGAAAACGTGAGCCTGTGCGAGTTTTCTATCGAGATCGGCGATATCACAAGCTGGATGAAAGTTTGTATGCCTTACGGAGTTCTGGAGACAATAAAATCTTACCTCATCTCCACACCTTCCCGCGAGGACATGGAAATGCGAGAAAAATGGTTTGCAAACTTAAGACAGAGAACCATGGAGGTACCTATCGAGATACGGGCGGTGCTCGGAAAGAAGAGAATGCCCATCCAGGAATTTATGAAGCTCGTCGAGGATAACATTATTATGGTTGATCGATTTGTCAACGATCCGATCGATGTCGCAATCTTTGAGAAAATGAAGTTCAAGGGAAGAATGGGTATTTACAAGGGCAACAAGGCGATAAAGATCGAAGATACCGTGAGGTAG
- the fliR gene encoding flagellar biosynthetic protein FliR → MTEIGIEAQKFILVFFRVLSVLWLVPLLSSQYVSVIFKAGFALAVAFLLSGSVSPGVPVDVLRNPYSFLLMAGREVFIGITISFIVRIIFVSVSLAGDIIALQTGFAFARFMDPFTMTQVSVLEQIKNLLAIMIFFAIDAHYILLQALSTSLKVLPLGGATLKEPLLNYIIGATARVFSLGFKIGAPIIVALFLVELAFGMLARMIPQVNVFIEGVPIKILIVVVLLTFSLSIMAPVIAGLFRGTDRDFLNIIRLMA, encoded by the coding sequence ATGACAGAGATCGGAATAGAAGCGCAAAAATTCATACTCGTGTTCTTCAGGGTACTATCCGTGCTCTGGCTTGTGCCGCTTCTTTCGTCTCAGTATGTGTCAGTCATCTTCAAGGCAGGATTTGCGCTGGCGGTCGCCTTTTTGCTCTCCGGCTCGGTGAGCCCTGGCGTCCCTGTCGATGTCTTAAGGAATCCGTATTCGTTTCTTCTTATGGCTGGAAGAGAGGTCTTCATCGGCATAACGATCAGTTTCATCGTGAGAATCATCTTCGTATCCGTGTCTCTTGCCGGTGATATTATCGCCCTGCAAACGGGCTTTGCTTTTGCGCGGTTCATGGACCCCTTTACCATGACACAGGTCTCCGTGCTGGAGCAGATCAAGAATCTTCTCGCCATCATGATCTTCTTCGCGATCGATGCACATTATATTCTTCTTCAGGCGCTTTCCACGAGTCTCAAAGTGCTACCCCTCGGAGGCGCTACCCTGAAGGAGCCTCTCCTCAACTATATTATCGGCGCCACGGCGAGGGTCTTTTCGCTTGGCTTTAAGATCGGTGCTCCTATTATTGTCGCTCTCTTTCTCGTTGAATTGGCCTTCGGCATGCTTGCGAGGATGATTCCCCAGGTGAACGTGTTCATCGAGGGGGTCCCTATCAAGATACTCATCGTAGTTGTCCTGCTCACTTTTTCGCTGAGCATCATGGCCCCGGTCATAGCGGGACTTTTCCGAGGCACGGACAGAGACTTCTTAAACATCATCCGATTAATGGCATAG
- the flhB gene encoding flagellar biosynthesis protein FlhB, translating to MAENFQEKTEQPTDKRLEDAKKKGQIAQSRELPSSMAILFSTIFLSFTITRVFNELFKVYVSSVRNINFDLNTSTAYGILSSSIFKWMGLVAPIFAMLLAISVGGSVLQSGFNWSMESMKFNPGVINPVKGIKNMFTKRSAVELLKSILKMVLLGYIVYNLIVNELPAISALADQDIRSIIVYLGSTSFRLALKVGVIFLFMAGLDYLFQKYQHKKDLMMTQQEVKEESKEREGNPLVKSRIRSIQREMARRRMIEDVKTADVVVTNPTHFAIALSYTPGKMPAPRVAAKGAGFVAAKIKEVAFRFRVPIIENKPLAQGLFYAVNIGDYIPEKFYLIVAELLAEVYRRKGRIRST from the coding sequence ATGGCTGAGAACTTCCAGGAAAAGACAGAGCAACCAACTGATAAAAGGCTTGAAGATGCCAAGAAAAAGGGGCAGATCGCTCAATCTCGGGAGTTGCCTTCCAGTATGGCCATCCTCTTCTCTACCATTTTTCTCTCTTTCACCATCACCCGGGTTTTCAACGAGCTTTTCAAAGTCTATGTGAGCTCCGTAAGGAATATTAACTTTGATCTTAACACGTCTACGGCGTACGGTATCCTCTCATCCAGCATCTTCAAGTGGATGGGTCTCGTCGCCCCTATTTTTGCCATGCTCCTTGCAATAAGCGTGGGGGGAAGCGTCCTTCAATCCGGATTCAACTGGAGCATGGAATCGATGAAGTTTAACCCTGGCGTCATCAATCCCGTAAAGGGCATAAAGAACATGTTTACCAAGCGGTCCGCCGTCGAGCTTCTGAAATCGATTCTCAAGATGGTGCTTTTGGGTTACATCGTTTATAACCTGATTGTGAACGAATTGCCCGCCATATCCGCCCTGGCGGATCAGGACATTCGATCCATCATCGTCTATCTCGGGAGTACCTCGTTCCGGCTCGCCTTAAAGGTTGGCGTGATCTTCCTCTTCATGGCGGGTCTCGACTATCTATTTCAAAAGTATCAGCACAAGAAAGACCTCATGATGACTCAGCAGGAAGTCAAGGAGGAATCCAAGGAGCGGGAAGGTAATCCTCTGGTCAAATCTCGGATAAGAAGCATACAAAGGGAAATGGCGAGGAGAAGGATGATTGAAGATGTAAAAACAGCCGACGTGGTAGTGACAAACCCGACCCACTTCGCAATCGCCCTTTCCTACACCCCGGGCAAGATGCCTGCGCCGAGAGTAGCTGCAAAAGGGGCCGGCTTCGTGGCCGCCAAGATCAAGGAAGTGGCATTCCGCTTCAGGGTGCCGATTATCGAGAATAAACCCCTGGCGCAGGGCCTGTTTTACGCGGTGAATATCGGGGACTACATACCGGAAAAATTCTATCTCATCGTTGCTGAGTTATTGGCGGAAGTTTACCGGCGAAAGGGCAGGATACGATCGACATGA
- the fliP gene encoding flagellar type III secretion system pore protein FliP (The bacterial flagellar biogenesis protein FliP forms a type III secretion system (T3SS)-type pore required for flagellar assembly.): MKYVLIGLIALSLLIVPSALNAKAALKEKPQTQGGNFILSFAGGESGRSLMNIVLVLTVLAFAPAILLLMSAFTRIVIVLSFLRQAMGIPQLPPNQIIIGLSLFLTIFIMAPTYEKIHVNALTPYMENKIGFEEFLDRGSKEMNSFMLKYTKEKDLALFMNIASLKRPATPEEIPIRVVVPAFAISELKRAFQIGFLLYIPFLMIDMVVASVLLSAGMMMLPPIFISLPFKLMLFVLVDGWNLLVGSIIKGFY, encoded by the coding sequence ATGAAATACGTGCTTATAGGTCTTATTGCGCTTTCCCTACTTATCGTACCCTCGGCGCTCAACGCCAAGGCGGCTCTTAAAGAAAAGCCGCAAACCCAGGGCGGCAACTTCATATTGTCTTTTGCGGGTGGGGAATCAGGCAGGAGCCTCATGAACATCGTGCTCGTTCTGACGGTCCTCGCCTTCGCGCCTGCCATACTCCTGCTCATGAGTGCCTTTACCCGGATTGTCATTGTGCTCTCTTTTTTGCGACAGGCCATGGGCATACCGCAGCTACCGCCAAACCAGATTATTATCGGTCTCTCTCTTTTTCTCACGATCTTCATCATGGCCCCTACCTACGAAAAGATACATGTCAACGCCCTCACGCCGTATATGGAGAATAAGATCGGCTTCGAAGAATTCCTGGATAGAGGCTCTAAAGAGATGAACAGCTTCATGCTCAAGTATACCAAAGAGAAGGATTTGGCCCTGTTTATGAATATCGCGTCCCTGAAGAGGCCAGCCACGCCGGAGGAAATACCGATTCGTGTGGTGGTGCCTGCCTTCGCCATAAGCGAGCTGAAACGGGCCTTTCAGATAGGTTTTCTGCTCTACATACCCTTTCTCATGATCGACATGGTTGTCGCCAGCGTACTTCTGTCGGCCGGTATGATGATGCTGCCTCCTATCTTCATATCCTTACCTTTTAAACTCATGCTTTTTGTGCTCGTGGACGGGTGGAACCTTCTCGTAGGTTCCATCATAAAAGGATTCTATTAA
- a CDS encoding flagellar hook capping FlgD N-terminal domain-containing protein, which yields MSTDPVSSAANSTSTTSKSSTSNMISKEAFLNILMTQLKYQDPLNPTDTNQFLSQLAQISQVEQLTNISSTLDSIASSNSASSINQWLSVIGKKIGVTSTTLSTGDQVNITPAADYDKVVLNLTASDGTVTQQTFNKGDALTYTYTGSNPVTLSSYALKGSSVVSCTNSVYRLVQSVQSGSSGLIAIASNGDQYPLSSVTEIKN from the coding sequence ATGTCTACCGATCCGGTAAGCTCAGCAGCGAACAGTACAAGCACCACATCAAAAAGCTCGACGAGCAACATGATCAGCAAAGAGGCATTTCTCAATATTCTTATGACCCAGCTCAAGTACCAGGACCCGTTAAACCCCACGGATACGAACCAGTTCTTGAGTCAGCTTGCCCAGATCAGTCAGGTGGAACAGTTGACCAACATCTCGTCGACCCTCGACTCTATTGCAAGCTCGAATAGCGCGAGCAGCATTAATCAATGGCTCAGTGTGATCGGCAAAAAGATCGGGGTGACGAGCACGACTTTGTCTACGGGAGACCAGGTGAATATCACGCCCGCGGCGGATTACGATAAGGTGGTACTGAACCTGACCGCAAGCGACGGAACCGTCACACAACAGACGTTCAACAAGGGCGATGCCCTTACGTATACGTACACGGGCTCAAACCCTGTGACCCTGTCGTCTTATGCGCTGAAGGGTAGCTCGGTCGTGAGTTGTACGAACAGTGTGTACCGGCTGGTGCAGAGCGTACAGAGCGGAAGCAGCGGGCTCATCGCCATCGCGAGCAACGGCGATCAATACCCATTGAGCTCGGTGACAGAGATAAAAAATTAG
- the flhA gene encoding flagellar biosynthesis protein FlhA — protein sequence MNQIGAKIKERSDVLIAVSVVFVILIMIVPLNNFFIDIFFSVSISLSLLILFIAMYIKKPLDFSVFPSVLLIVTLFRLSLNIASTRLILVHGDEGSQAAGLIIRGFGTFIVGGNYVVGAVVFLILMIINFVVITKGAGRVAEVAARFTLDAMPGKQMSIDADLNAGLIDDVGARRRREKVELEADFYGAMDGASKFVRGDAVAGIIIIFVNIIGGLVIGIVQKGMPMNEALSVYTILTIGEGLVTQIPALLTSTAAGIIVTRAASESNLGSDLVSQLFTQPKALMLASVVILSIGMVPGIPLIPFLILSSVTYGASHFMKPEKQEEIVGLPEESPQEKEKAELIQPLEILEVEIGYGLIPLVDAGQSGELLDKIRAIRKQIAVELGIMVPPMKLRDNLQLKAFEYVVLLKGVEMGRGNLMQSNLLAMGPEEKQRMLDGIPTKEPVFNLDAYWINEKDRDKYIAEGFTVVDHPTVIATHLTELIRNNAHELMTRQETQKLIDTIAASHPKVVEEITQNQVGMGMVQKVLQNLLREQVSIRDLITVLESIADASTSVKDPELITEYVRQRMARSILKPYLIDGILNIQILEKSLEEKLISSIQPVEQGAMLILDISFSQRLIEKIGNEAKRTMLANMQPVILVHPVLRSKLRRFLERYIQGITVISHNEIPPQIKIQSVGVIRLNES from the coding sequence ATGAACCAGATCGGAGCAAAAATCAAAGAGAGAAGCGATGTTCTCATCGCTGTGAGCGTCGTCTTTGTCATTCTCATCATGATTGTCCCGCTCAACAATTTCTTTATTGACATTTTTTTTAGCGTCAGCATCTCTCTTTCCCTTCTCATTCTCTTCATAGCCATGTATATAAAGAAACCTCTGGATTTCTCCGTCTTCCCATCGGTGCTCCTCATCGTCACGCTTTTCAGGCTCTCACTGAACATAGCCTCCACAAGGCTCATCCTCGTGCACGGAGATGAAGGATCTCAGGCGGCAGGTCTGATCATTCGCGGGTTCGGGACCTTCATCGTGGGCGGGAACTATGTCGTGGGCGCCGTGGTCTTTCTTATCCTCATGATCATTAACTTCGTGGTCATTACCAAAGGCGCGGGGCGTGTCGCCGAAGTGGCCGCACGATTCACCCTCGATGCCATGCCCGGCAAACAGATGAGCATCGATGCGGACCTCAACGCGGGTCTTATCGATGATGTGGGCGCACGAAGGCGAAGGGAGAAGGTGGAACTCGAGGCGGACTTTTACGGCGCCATGGATGGCGCCAGCAAGTTCGTGAGGGGCGATGCGGTTGCCGGCATCATCATTATCTTTGTCAATATAATAGGTGGTTTAGTCATCGGTATCGTCCAGAAGGGCATGCCCATGAACGAAGCCCTATCCGTGTACACCATACTGACAATCGGCGAGGGACTCGTCACCCAGATACCGGCGCTACTGACCTCCACTGCAGCCGGTATTATTGTCACGAGGGCTGCAAGCGAATCCAACCTGGGAAGCGATCTGGTCAGCCAACTTTTTACACAGCCCAAGGCGCTGATGCTCGCCTCTGTGGTTATTCTCTCCATAGGCATGGTTCCGGGCATCCCGCTCATCCCCTTCTTGATTCTTTCCTCTGTCACCTATGGGGCGAGCCATTTCATGAAGCCCGAGAAACAGGAAGAGATTGTGGGTCTCCCGGAGGAAAGTCCGCAGGAGAAAGAAAAGGCTGAGCTGATTCAACCCCTCGAGATCCTGGAGGTGGAAATCGGCTACGGGCTTATTCCTCTTGTCGATGCGGGACAGAGCGGTGAACTTCTCGATAAAATAAGGGCTATCAGGAAACAGATTGCCGTTGAGCTTGGTATCATGGTCCCCCCCATGAAATTGAGAGACAATCTGCAACTCAAGGCCTTCGAGTATGTAGTTCTTCTCAAAGGGGTCGAAATGGGAAGAGGGAACCTCATGCAGAGCAACCTTCTGGCCATGGGTCCAGAAGAGAAACAAAGAATGCTCGACGGAATACCCACGAAGGAACCTGTGTTCAATCTCGACGCTTACTGGATCAACGAAAAGGATAGGGACAAATACATTGCCGAGGGCTTCACCGTGGTAGATCATCCGACTGTCATCGCTACGCATCTCACGGAATTAATTCGAAACAACGCCCACGAGCTGATGACGAGACAGGAGACCCAAAAACTGATCGATACGATTGCTGCCTCTCATCCCAAAGTCGTTGAAGAGATTACCCAGAACCAGGTCGGCATGGGTATGGTTCAGAAGGTATTGCAGAATCTGCTCCGAGAGCAGGTTTCCATACGTGACCTCATAACAGTCCTTGAATCGATCGCCGATGCGTCGACCTCAGTTAAGGACCCTGAACTGATCACTGAATACGTGAGGCAGCGCATGGCCAGGAGCATCCTCAAGCCATATCTTATCGATGGTATTCTCAACATCCAGATTCTTGAGAAATCGTTGGAGGAGAAACTGATAAGCAGCATACAGCCCGTGGAGCAAGGCGCAATGCTCATCCTCGACATCTCTTTCAGCCAGCGTCTCATCGAAAAGATCGGCAATGAGGCGAAGAGGACCATGCTTGCCAACATGCAACCTGTGATCCTCGTACATCCCGTCTTGAGAAGCAAATTGAGAAGGTTCTTAGAGCGCTATATCCAGGGTATTACGGTGATTTCCCATAATGAGATTCCACCGCAGATCAAGATACAGTCAGTGGGGGTAATAAGACTCAATGAAAGTTAA
- a CDS encoding flagellar basal body-associated FliL family protein produces MVEEEREVKEPKETQEPRKPKKSKEVHEGPDDSQEKQKNKGKLKGMLFLAAIIVLICGGLGAGYYFFGNKIISSGKQTVQGLFGKKPPAANEQRTDEQSSSTEQSSSDQQSGASEQAGESQQEKKKEALGPILSLDPFVFNMSGNQSKYAKVTLGLEVKDPKVQEETKKMIPVIRDKILSILGTKSPEGLMDVTQRNATKGEILKSLKSLFKDGEDLKAVYITDIILQ; encoded by the coding sequence ATGGTGGAAGAGGAAAGAGAAGTAAAAGAACCTAAGGAAACTCAGGAACCAAGGAAACCTAAGAAGTCAAAAGAGGTGCACGAAGGCCCTGATGATTCCCAGGAGAAACAAAAGAACAAGGGAAAATTGAAAGGCATGCTGTTTCTCGCTGCAATCATCGTTCTTATCTGTGGGGGGCTCGGAGCGGGATATTACTTCTTCGGAAACAAGATCATATCTTCCGGTAAACAGACGGTGCAGGGCCTTTTTGGTAAGAAGCCTCCGGCGGCGAACGAACAGCGTACCGACGAGCAATCGTCGTCCACAGAGCAGAGCTCATCTGACCAGCAATCAGGGGCGTCAGAGCAGGCGGGCGAGTCACAACAGGAGAAGAAAAAAGAGGCCCTTGGCCCCATCTTGTCCCTGGATCCTTTTGTATTCAATATGTCGGGCAATCAATCCAAGTATGCCAAGGTCACCCTCGGATTAGAGGTCAAAGACCCCAAAGTCCAGGAAGAGACAAAAAAGATGATCCCGGTGATCCGCGACAAGATATTGTCCATACTCGGCACAAAGTCTCCTGAAGGCCTTATGGACGTGACTCAGAGAAATGCCACTAAGGGCGAGATTCTGAAAAGCCTGAAATCGTTATTCAAAGATGGCGAAGACTTGAAAGCCGTTTACATCACCGACATCATCCTACAGTGA
- the fliN gene encoding flagellar motor switch protein FliN produces MEEFVADSQSAAGGKKFEVNIDSLLDVSVEISVEIGRTKLTIGELLSLSKGSIVELNRAAGESVDIFVNDKLLGKGEIVLVNERLGVRVIEILTPKERVQELG; encoded by the coding sequence ATGGAAGAATTCGTAGCCGACTCTCAGAGCGCAGCAGGTGGAAAGAAGTTTGAGGTAAATATCGATAGCCTCCTGGATGTCTCTGTAGAAATCTCTGTGGAAATCGGAAGGACCAAACTGACTATCGGAGAGCTGCTGTCTCTTTCAAAAGGATCCATCGTAGAATTGAACAGGGCTGCCGGTGAATCCGTGGATATTTTCGTCAACGACAAGCTCCTCGGCAAAGGTGAAATCGTACTCGTCAACGAACGCCTTGGAGTGAGGGTCATCGAGATTCTTACACCGAAGGAAAGGGTACAGGAACTGGGATGA